A region from the Bradyrhizobium erythrophlei genome encodes:
- a CDS encoding lytic transglycosylase domain-containing protein — protein sequence MAGASPPHLVHNAKHIGDADEIRPPRPDERGSATASREWLSAEILTLVLAMAIALVFMSSFYLFRGTYLNREPIEKSGVKALVERIIAIESNGDRNTKNKRSSAAGTGQFLEDTWHEAIRKHRRDLIRGRSDKEVLELRRDPELAREIITRVLEQYAAMLNKRGLPVTPGSLYLTYFAGPAGAVALLSGAESADAASLMASADVSGRTTRDKLIRANPFLKVLTVGDLKNWADQKMRGN from the coding sequence ATGGCAGGCGCCAGCCCGCCGCACCTCGTGCATAACGCAAAGCATATAGGGGACGCTGACGAAATCAGGCCGCCTCGCCCGGACGAGCGTGGGTCCGCTACAGCATCGCGAGAATGGCTTTCCGCCGAAATTTTAACCCTCGTCTTGGCAATGGCAATTGCGCTGGTTTTCATGTCAAGTTTCTATCTATTTCGGGGCACTTACTTAAATCGGGAGCCAATCGAAAAAAGTGGCGTAAAGGCCCTAGTAGAGCGCATCATCGCGATCGAATCGAATGGTGACCGTAATACAAAGAACAAACGGTCAAGTGCCGCAGGGACCGGTCAATTCCTTGAAGATACCTGGCACGAAGCCATCCGAAAGCATCGACGCGATCTAATCCGAGGCCGCAGCGACAAGGAAGTTTTAGAGCTAAGGCGGGATCCAGAGCTTGCTCGAGAAATCATTACGCGAGTGCTCGAGCAATATGCCGCTATGTTGAATAAGCGCGGCCTGCCTGTCACGCCAGGTTCTCTGTACCTGACCTATTTCGCCGGACCGGCAGGCGCCGTGGCTCTGCTTTCCGGTGCAGAGAGTGCCGACGCTGCCTCCCTCATGGCCTCCGCTGACGTCAGTGGTCGGACCACCCGCGACAAACTTATCCGGGCCAATCCATTCCTAAAGGTCCTGACAGTCGGCGATCTCAAGAATTGGGCTGATCAAAAAATGCGCGGCAACTAG
- a CDS encoding cystathionine gamma-synthase family protein, whose product MVKPFPSKTHIGNHMLHPETLMLNYGYDPQLSEGAVKPPVFLTSTFVFRTAEDGQDFFDFVSGRREPPEGMGAGLVYSRFNHPNSEIVEDRLSVYERTEKCALFSSGMAAIATTILTFARPGDVILHSQPLYGGTETLLAKTLAGLSIGAVGFADGIDEAAVRTAAEDALLKGRVAMIFIETPANPTNGLVDIAMVRRVAEMIGQAQGHTPIVACDNTLLGPVFQRPIEHGADLSLYSLTKYIGGHSDLIAGAALGSRALMKDIKALRGAIGTQLDPHSCWMISRSLETLSIRMEKADRNARLVADYLRDHAKVAKVHYLAHHEEASPAGRLFARQCTGAGSTFSFDIVGGQAAAFKFLNALQIFKLAVSLGGTESLASLPASMTHSGVPADIRHKIGVLDSTIRLSIGIEHPSDLIADIAQALNEA is encoded by the coding sequence ATGGTGAAGCCATTTCCGTCGAAGACCCACATCGGCAACCACATGCTGCATCCCGAAACGCTCATGCTGAACTACGGCTACGATCCACAACTGTCGGAAGGAGCCGTCAAACCACCGGTCTTTCTGACCTCGACCTTCGTCTTCAGGACCGCCGAAGACGGACAGGACTTCTTCGATTTCGTCTCGGGTCGGCGCGAGCCTCCCGAGGGGATGGGTGCGGGCCTGGTTTATTCGCGGTTCAATCATCCCAACAGCGAGATCGTCGAAGACAGGCTCTCGGTCTACGAGCGCACCGAGAAATGCGCGCTGTTCTCGTCCGGCATGGCGGCGATTGCGACCACGATTCTCACGTTCGCCCGCCCTGGCGACGTTATTCTGCACTCTCAACCGCTCTATGGCGGGACGGAAACTCTGCTTGCGAAGACGCTTGCAGGCCTCTCCATCGGAGCGGTCGGCTTTGCCGACGGCATCGACGAAGCCGCGGTCAGGACGGCGGCGGAAGATGCCCTGCTCAAAGGCCGGGTAGCGATGATTTTCATCGAAACCCCGGCAAATCCCACCAACGGCCTTGTCGATATCGCGATGGTCCGCCGCGTTGCCGAGATGATCGGCCAGGCTCAGGGGCACACGCCGATCGTCGCCTGCGACAATACACTACTGGGGCCAGTGTTTCAGCGGCCGATCGAACACGGCGCGGATCTTTCGTTGTACTCGCTAACCAAATATATCGGCGGTCATTCCGACCTAATCGCGGGCGCCGCGCTCGGCTCGAGAGCCCTCATGAAAGACATCAAGGCGTTGCGAGGCGCCATCGGCACCCAACTGGACCCCCATTCCTGCTGGATGATCAGCCGGTCGCTCGAAACACTGAGCATCCGCATGGAAAAGGCTGACAGAAACGCGCGGCTTGTGGCGGATTACCTGCGCGACCACGCCAAGGTCGCGAAAGTCCACTACCTTGCTCACCACGAAGAGGCCTCCCCCGCCGGCCGTCTGTTCGCGAGGCAATGCACCGGCGCTGGCTCCACGTTCTCCTTCGACATTGTCGGCGGCCAAGCTGCCGCATTCAAATTCTTGAACGCGCTGCAAATCTTCAAGCTGGCGGTGAGCCTGGGCGGCACCGAATCGCTTGCCAGCCTGCCCGCAAGCATGACCCACTCCGGCGTTCCGGCTGACATACGCCATAAAATAGGCGTCCTCGACTCCACGATCCGGCTGTCGATCGGCATCGAACACCCGTCTGATCTGATCGCGGACATCGCGCAAGCTTTGAACGAGGCGTAG
- a CDS encoding AraC family transcriptional regulator translates to MANRAQVTLSQSASLSPPVSPIPEFHAAAPLQSDVEARSSVDFSPPEIFRRHSAALRGVHVETVQAVRHRPFEYGFRAPCHLLIAAELAERYDGETFVEGLPRSTLRDFTRKLTFVPAGHDFHGSQRPRALTRTTYIYIDPRGPLADPALRFAEVEFKPRLFFYDRDLWEIALKLKSLVENPNSIHRRYAEALGVLLTHELVRINGDAAPNAPVSRGGLACWQQKQVAAYIDEHVADDIPLVTLAELARLSPFHFSRSFKRSFGMPPHRYHANRRIERAKQLLANRELSVTAIALNVGFSETSTFTAAFHRLTGHTPTHYRRSLD, encoded by the coding sequence ATGGCCAATCGCGCCCAAGTGACTTTGAGTCAAAGCGCTTCCCTTTCGCCTCCGGTATCTCCGATCCCCGAATTTCACGCGGCGGCTCCGTTGCAGTCGGATGTTGAAGCTCGATCGAGTGTTGACTTCTCGCCACCTGAGATTTTTCGTCGCCACTCCGCGGCATTGCGGGGCGTGCACGTGGAAACGGTCCAGGCCGTGCGACACAGGCCCTTTGAATATGGATTCCGGGCTCCCTGCCATCTGCTCATTGCGGCAGAGCTTGCTGAGCGCTACGACGGTGAGACTTTTGTCGAGGGCCTGCCTCGGTCGACCTTGCGCGATTTCACGCGGAAGCTGACTTTCGTTCCTGCTGGCCATGATTTTCACGGATCGCAGAGACCGCGCGCGCTGACGCGTACAACCTACATCTACATTGATCCGCGCGGGCCTCTCGCCGATCCCGCGCTGCGGTTTGCCGAGGTCGAGTTCAAGCCACGCCTGTTCTTTTACGATCGTGACCTGTGGGAGATCGCGCTCAAGCTCAAATCGCTGGTCGAGAACCCGAACTCGATACACCGGCGATACGCCGAGGCGCTCGGTGTCCTGCTGACGCACGAACTGGTTCGCATCAACGGTGACGCGGCGCCTAACGCGCCGGTCAGCCGTGGCGGTCTGGCGTGTTGGCAGCAAAAGCAGGTGGCCGCCTATATTGACGAACATGTCGCCGACGACATCCCGCTCGTGACCCTCGCCGAACTGGCACGGTTAAGTCCGTTCCATTTCTCCCGATCGTTCAAGCGTTCCTTCGGCATGCCGCCGCACAGATATCACGCCAATCGCCGGATCGAGCGTGCCAAGCAGCTACTGGCGAATCGTGAGCTGTCCGTCACCGCGATTGCGCTCAATGTCGGCTTCAGCGAGACCAGTACATTCACCGCCGCATTCCATCGACTGACCGGCCACACTCCAACCCACTATCGTCGCAGTCTCGACTAA